A segment of the Balaenoptera musculus isolate JJ_BM4_2016_0621 chromosome 9, mBalMus1.pri.v3, whole genome shotgun sequence genome:
tcccctccccctgatCTCAGAGAAGATAAACCACTGTTTCATAAGCCCTCCAGCTGGTAGTCAGGGAAATTAGTAGACACCAGTGAGGCACTGGGTCAAAAATATTACCAAACACATCTTTGGGGGGTTTTATGTCAATGGTTCAGGCACAGAGAACCTGTGATATCCCTTTACCACTGACATCAGAAGCACTCATGCCAACTCCAGAGCTTTTTTAAAAGCAGGGACAGGCTAGGGGTTTAGCTGCTTCTAATTGGGGTGGCTGGGGAATCTTTCTTCAGCTAGAGCTTGACTAAGAAGCCCGATCAGACAGAAGCATCTCGGGAAGAGAACACAGCCAATCCACCCGCTTCCCTGCCCCGGCCCGGTAGTGGCTGCGAACCCAGGCAGCAGCGGACCTCTCTCCCAAGGGGCCGGTGCTGGGGCGAGGCTGGCCGGCTCTCCGGGACTGCCAGTGCTCCTTCCAGCTTGGTTGGCCAGCTTTCCAGGCCACCTCACACGTCTCACTGAGCCCGGGCCTGGGAAAACTCCAGCAAAAGGGAAATTAGGAGCAAGAGGGAGGTGTGAGCTGAGCCCTGCAGAGCTGCTTTGGCAGGTGGGAAGCAGAGATAAGAGTTGGGAAGCACGCCTGTTACTTTGTTAAAATAGTCTcctaatatgaaaattaaaaaaaacaaccaaaacccTCTATGCACTATTAACTGGAAATACCACATAAAGTTTCTTGCTTACTTGGTGAAGGGCCAGTGATGGAGAGCTCTGTTGGGCCCTGTTCTCCCCAGCACTCCCGTTCCCTTGGGCTTGCTCTGCCTTtgcagggctgggctggaccCCACCTCCTGGGGAATGGGAAGAAAATGGTGAGGGGCCCTCGCTTGCCCACTCTCCTGCTTCCCTAAGGCACAGCAGCTCTGGGCTCTTCCTGTATGAGTTTGAGGGCATTACCTCCACTCCCCCTCCCTTCCACATGCCACCCACCATCACTGCCTAAAGGTATTTAagttattttcccccaaaagatcACAATAATCTCCCCCCTGAGTCTTGTCCCCCAGTCAATCCGATCTGGATCCTGTAGGGATGCAGCAGCAGGTATGAACTTGTGAGCCTCACGTGActtcatgctgttccctcctaTCTTCCACTCCCTTCCTCACTCTCCACTCGTTCTGAAGGCCCAGTTCAAGGTCACTGGCCTTCCTGACATGTGCCAGACCATTCAGTGTCTTCACAGGTCTAAGTCACTGTTGAAGTCCCTCAGCCTCTTGATCTCCTGTACCCATTCCTCGCTTCTGTCTAAACCTACCCTCATCCTTCACTCCTTCCCTCGTTTCCCTGGAGAAGCACCCATCCTGCGATCCAGGTAGTTCCAACGATGCTTGCTTTGTTCTCTGTAACGTCAAGCACctcttctcctctgcctctttcctaTTGGATGATTAACACGGTCAAGCCTTTTGcattaaagaaggaaggaagggagggaagaaagaaagaagggaaaaaggaaaaatggaagaaaggaaggggaacaACCACAAGAAAAATCCAACTTTCCACCTCTCCGGTCTCTTTCCCTTGGAGATAATGTATTTCATACTCGCCGAGGTGCCCACGACACCACTGAAATTGTAATCTGTCTCTTAGAGGATAGGAAGCATGATGTCACAGCTTACTTGcatgcttgctttctttcttagTGAGAACATGGAGCAACAGGTGTCTTAGTCCTGATGGCATCTGGGATGATGACACGGCACAGGCTACTTGAAAGAGGCCACCAAGTTCCCCTTTGTGTCATGTGTCATTTGATCCTCAACTGTTGTGAGCCCATTTCTGTTCTCACCACCCCACTGATAAGTGTTTCCCCATAGTGTCCCGGGGTCTCCTGACTCTTAAAACTGGTATTTTTCAGCCCACGTTTCCCTGGACCTACATGTTGTTTTTGACAGTCCTGGCCTCCTGATCTATGCCTCCTCGTTTCTAGAGCACGCAGCCTCTCCTGCCTTCCGACCCCCCTCTCCCGCTCTGTCCAGCCCGCCTCACCTGTGCCCTCCCTGCCTCTCGGTCCATGGGGCCAGTGTTCCTTAGAGTTCATTTCTCAGTCTTCCTCTTGTTCAATACCTGTGCCTGTTAATGGTGCTCTTACCCTTTGCTTCATCTCTCACCTGTATACCACAGGCTCCCAAGTCTGGGTTGGTACTTAAATCTCTCTTCTGGGCACCTGCCTACAGTGTGTGTCTCCTTGTATTTTCACTCCTTAAGCCAGAGCTTCTCAATCTGGAATCATTTTCTCTCCAAGGGACATGTAGCTATGTCCAGAGACATTTTTGGATGTTACAACTTGGGGGTAGGGGTGGTATTGGCATCTAGTGCGTATTGGCTAGGGATGccactaaacatcctacagtacaTGGCACAGTCCCCCACCACAAAGAATtctctggccccaaatgtcaacaatACCGAGGTTGAGAAGCCCTGCCATATGCACCTCAGATGGATAACGCCCCACACTGAACCTGCCCTTGAATGTCTTCCTGTTATGGCATGCCGTTGTATTCTGTGGTTACATGTCTGTCCCTCCCACTGGGATACAAGCCTACGGATCCACTGCTTTATTCATCTTCCCCTCTCCGGTCCCTAGCAAGGAATCTGAATGGGATATTAGACATCAAGGCAGcgctgttgaatgaatggaatgTGTAACTCTTGTCTGTCTAATATCCCCAAATACACCGTAAGTTCTCTGAAGGCAGAGACCATCATAACCTACCACTGGGCATTGAGGAAGGTTGGAAGCTGTAAGGGAGGGAGTGGAAGATTCAGCGAAGGGTGAGAAAATTTGGAGAACCTAAGATTCCATGCCTCTGCTGGGTGAGTATGGGCCACAAActatatggaaagaaaaaaaaaaagtctaaaaccaGATTCTATTCTAGATTCTATTACTATTCCTAAAAATAGTAAAGAGCTTGAATAACTAGGTAGAGAAGGCATAAACCAGGTTTATGTtggtaaaatgaaattttaagaaagCTAACGTTAAAGGAGAGATTAGCTCAGGTTGTATTTGGAATAGTGAATATACTATAAAGTAAAAcctgtgaaaattaataaaagtgaaaCCTCAAAGAAAATTGGAGTAGGGAAGACTACCACTCCTTGTCAATTACCCCAAACAGGAAGATGTCAATTACAGACCCCCACAGGAAGAGACAACCTTGTACTCCCAAACAGGAAGTACAACAACTTCACTACTCCAGTAGGAAGAAGGAAGATTTTCTTCCTGACCATCAACAAACGCAGCTGATGGAAATGCAGCTCAGCCAACAAGGAGCTGTCATCACCCCAACTCTCACTTTCCTCCAGtgaactttcatttttctcttgttaatgaCTTTCTTGTCCCACTCTCTTTTCCATAAAAGCCTTCCATTTTGCACACACCTAGgtgtctctctctgcttcctagAGCATACGCTGCTCCACTCATGAACACTTTAATagagccaattagatcttcagatttactcagctgaattttttttttaacaaaccaaagggggaaaactgccaagaaaataaagagaaagccaTGGAGGAAAAAGGGATGAATAAGACATTTTGGCACTTGGTTAAAATTTTCCATCTTAATACTAGAATTCTCCTGTCATATTCTTTTCTGGGTAACACATAACATCTTTGAACCAAAATTCCTTAATATAAATCTTTACGAAATACCAAATGGATTGCAGCTTTGCCATTTTACCGGACTCTGCCTCCTTCACATCTCCTTTACAGGAGGCATCTTTTAAACAAAGCTGTGAGTGGTACCTGCGTTCTGCTCACATGAACTTACAGGAGTCTCTCATACGCCTCACTCCTGGGAGTGTCCCATTTCCTACTTTTTCCTTCTATTAGCctcatttgtcttatttattttattttaacttgttaTCTCGTACGCTTCTTTGTAAGCTGACAATTTATTCCTAAGACGGCATAAgttcctatttttttctgaacGCATTTGGACACCTTATGTGAAGGATCTAGTTATGAAAGCAAAGAATTTTGGATTTATGGGAGGAAATTCTCCTTTGTGAATGAGAAAAGCATGAAACATCCCTATGACTGGACAATCTCTGCTATAGGACAAGGAGAGAAACATTCACCACCCACGGGACAGGAGGTTCCCTGAGACAGTGCTAATGcacctgtgcatgtgtgtgcacctgtgcgTGAGGGCTGCACCCATCTTCGTAGCCCTGTGATACTGACAACCTGGACCACCTGTCCTTCCCAGCAACAACCAATGCCTTCAGCTGGTGGCTCAAAAGACACCTGATACTACTCAGGAAGAAGAAGGGAACTCTTCTGGAGTCTTTTATAGTGATCTGGAGAAAACTACCGCAAGCTGACGAGAAAAGACAAATGAGAGAAATAGCTTATATTTCTGTCTGATGTCAGTTATTAAAAGCCACATAAAGGTAGGCTTCTACCATGTCAGATTTTCTCTTGACACGTGGTAGGGTATCTCTGAAATGAGAGGATAATATATAAAAGAGGGACAAGTTGTTAGACATTAAACCTATTCATGTCTTTCCTCCTAGAGTTTGGCAAAgagacaaaattaagaaaaacagtcCAGGTTACAACTGGTGTGCCTCCCAGGTCCCCCTCCTCACACACCACTAGTAGGGTGTACTGCCCCATTCTCCATCTTAGGGATGAGGAATCTGGGTCTCAGAGCAAAAGTTccctctgcgtgtgtgtgtgtgtgtgtgtcgggggtcAGGGGGCCTGGGTCTAAACACAGGTTCTggattttttccaaagaaagccCTTTTCCCATTCAACTGTGAATTAAATAAACCACCTACAAGAAATTTCAGTACAAAGAGTTTTTTTATTGACATTGTAAGAAAcattgttctttctctttgttaTAAAAAGACTAAGTGGTTCTGAAAGCAAAAGTAGAGTCCATCTGTGGCGGGGCTGCAGCCCCGGGCTAGAGGTGGGCGCGGGTGGGCATTGCATGGGCTGCGGGCTGATCAGAGGAAGGCCCGGGGCCGGCCACGTCCAAACACGATGCCTACAATACTTAAATGTATTTACacgtgtttcttttaaaaaaaggattacacattttattttttaaaaaatctaaaaaaggtGAAAACAATGAACTCGTACTTTATCTTACACATTTGCAGGATACACAACAGTAACTTGTCAGAAGAGGACATCCTCCTATCAGTTCGAAACAACATGGGAAGCCAGGTTACAAGACAGCTCAGACTCTGCTACAATCGTGTGCTCTCGGCTGGGGAGCACGCAGCCTTGAGCCCTGACTGGGCAATACCAACTGGTCCCTCGCTTCGACGACATTAACATAAAATAAGGCACATACATCGCAAGAATTGAAACTCTGCAGCTCAGGAGGGTGAGCCAGTGAGTGAGGAGCAGGGGCAGTCTAATTAgttctttagaaaagaaaacaaaatggattGAACATGTTTAACATGGATGCCAAACAGCGGTACCGTGTATGAGCCTGCATTAAAAAGTAGCCATGACCCTAGAGAGTTGGTGTTATCTCCCTAAACGCAAGGGACAGGGAAGTGGAGAGAAGATGGGAGGCTGGGGATGGGTTCCATCACGGGAGATGCCAAGTCTACAGAGATCCATGTCCAGACGGGACACTTGTAAGTGGCCCCAAAAGATCTTCCTTACACTATCACAACAGATTGGAAAAATACACTTTCCTCTTCTgcctctcctttcctccatccTTCTGAGATTTCCATACTGAGCGAAGCCAAATACTGAGCTGAAGCATGAGTGTCTCCTGCAAATCTGAAGGCGggagcaaagaaaacaaagtatgaCGAGAAAAAGATAGGGGGTAACCCGGAGAATCAacagaaaccaaaggaaaaacagaggcaCGAGGTGACAACCTTGCTCATCCCAGGCTCCGTCCATCTTTCCATGTAGGGCAAAGGTGACATGGGAAATTATGGCAATTGATAAATGCAGGACACATCTAGGAATGCTAGTGGGGAAAGGattcagagggaggaggaggaggacagggaTTGGATTAAGCCACAAGGGCATGCCAGCTCAGACCAGGACCGGGAGATTCTGAGTTCATGGAAAAAACAAGATTCAGGGACTGGATTACTGATTTTGTAACCAGATCATGACCTGTTTGAAGAACACAGAAAATGGCTTGATCTCTCCACTGAAAAGTGGTAGAGACTCAACTCTCCTAGCTCAGATCACTACTTGTCTTTTGATTTTGGACTCTGTTCTGAAGTGGATGCTTCCTTTGATTTAAATGTAGGTGTTGCACgggtggggggggcggcgggAGGGCGGATGGCCGGAGAACTTCAGCATCTCTGTGCTTTCATTTAGTTGAAAGCAAACCAACTGTCTTAGCCAAGGTCCCAAAGGGCAATTTTACTTCCACACTGAGATTCTTGGTCCAAATGAGAGAACATAAACATGAGAAAAATGGGCTGGTCCTAATATTCTTTctatttaatacttttatttgaTTTTGTCTAATACTAATTTAAATGgcaggaataaagggaaaaagccACATAATGGACTCATGAATCACTTTGGAAAAATCCAACTCCAGGGTCAAGGGGACAGAATACAGCAGGTAGCCTGAGGTGTcgatgttttattttcatagcttacatatttttaaaagtaaaatgctgGGTAATCCACGTACTCTGTGCACACATAGTATGTCTTTTATGTGTAGCAACTGCACCTGGGGAGTAGCTGcactttttaaatctttaaatgttttaatccaaaacaaaagtccagatTAAGTCCACATTAAGGACAAACTGCGTGGAACACTTAACTTCTTAAATGGATGCATCACTTAATAGATAGGGTGCAAAAAAAAGGTATCCACACAGCTACAAAACTTCTTCCCTAGTgcttttaaatactaaaaatatttgaagcgatTTATTCCAAATATCTTTGTCTGtgagcttttttcttttacaaccAAGTTTTATAAATCCCCTAAAATAGGGCACTTAGAATAGAAATACTCCTTCGCTATAGTGGAATTAACATATGTTAATGACATAGCCAGCTGTGGGGTTAAGTACCTATATACTCAGAACTAGATATCATCAATTCTCAGTTATCTATGAAAACGGGGCAAGAGATGGAACTATCAACAAATATGCAAACCCACAAATATTCCCCAAAACAAATTCTCCACAGTAGCTTGAATCTGCAATCCACCTACCTTCTTACCAGAACAGATGAAAGTAATAGCATGTCTGAGTGTCACCCAGCGCCCTTCCCCGTCTCCCTGGAAGAGCACTGAACATTCAcggacagaaagagagagaggaggcaagGTCGATAACTGAGAACTGTCGTATACACGTACCCACCCTAAGCTCGTGTATGGACAGGAAGAATTTTAAACCCCAATGGTGGGCACACCATGTCATGTGCAAGAGTCCCAAATTTCGACCTGTGTGTATCTGTCTAAAGCATGCTCTGAACTGAACTGTGGGCGAGGAGTGTCTCAAAAACCTGTGACCTCTGATACAGTACGCTCACAAGAGATTCCCAAACTCACTCTCCATGGATTCCCAAACTCACTCTCCATGTTCTGATTCTCGTGCCCAGTgtgggaattaaaaaaacaaaagaaacaaaacacaaaaacaaacgtTGAACGTAtgtaaaggaaaatggaaaaaagctGGAAGTGTAACCCCTTGGTCACAAGCACACCAATTCCTATTTCCTTGGAGTAACAGAGAAACCTGTCAAATCCTTTCCTTTGCCCTCTCTCCAAAAAGAAAGAACGTGCACACCACACATTTACACCggtttactaaaaaaaaaaggggggggggagggcgggcttacagttttttaaaaaaagagggtgTTTCGAGTGTAACAATACTGATTCAAAACTGAAATGGAAGACAGTTTCTCCCTAGAATACTTTAGGGTTTTTCAGAGTCCTTTTCCATAAAAGGAATATACTTGAAACACATCCCAGTTAGGTGAGATGAGATTGCTAAAACATatacagaactaaaaaaaaacaaaaacgaaacagccaaaaaaaaaaaaagggtcaattTAATCTTTTAAACTCCTAAAGTTTCAGGTCTCttggcagtcttttttttttttctttttttttttccccctaatgcCTACTGCATAACTGCAAGGAATTTGCTTTCTTCCGCGAGGGAGGTCAGCAGAGAACTCATGTCCCCGATTGCCATGTTGGTGGTGCTCAGAGACAGAGCTGGCAACGGGAGGGCGGCGCGTGGCGTCGTGAGCCGGGAGGAGCTATGAGAGAGGTTCTGAATGATGCTTGGGCTCAGGACTCCTGACATCAGGCTGGCGTGGTCCACGTCATCTATGATAGCATCGAAGTCAATCTGCACCCCTTCCAGGTCATGGCTGTCGAGGCTGTCCACTGTGCTCGTCACCTGGTTAGCACCTGGGGAGAGTAATTCAGAGTTTTTGGCGCTCGCCCCCTGGAGCAGGCAGCTGGCTTCTGACACGGAGAAGCACCCGGTTTTCATGTCTTGCTGACCGAAGCCCATGGTTTGGTCATAGAACTGACCAGAGTAACTCTGCACATTCGAATAGAGCTGATGGGGCTGCCCTGGCATCTCCACCTTGATGCCGTTCACCCTGCAGGTCTGACTTGGGTCGCTGAGCTGTCCTGGCTGCAGAGCGAGGCCGCCCCTCGGCCCAACCTGGCGCCGGCCGCCCCCGTAGCTGGCACACGGCTGGTAGCCCCTGACGGCTGCCAAGCTTGACAGCTGGATGCCGGTGCTGGGAGGCCCTGGCAGGCCGCTTTCTGGCCCTTGATAGACGTGGATATGTGAGGTAGCGCTGCCGTGCCCCAGCACGTGCTGCCCGGGGCGGCCTGCCCCCTGGGGGTGCATGCTGTCACTAAGCAGCTGATGCGCCAGGTACCCCTGTCCCACCGGGTCTGGGCTGGGCATGCCATTCCCCGTGCTGCCGGCTGACTCGTTCGGTGCTACCGACAGGCCAAAATCCGGCTGGCTCCCGCTGCCTGGCGTGGGGATGCTTTTCAGCTTTGCTGCCTGGATCCCGGCACCGCAGGCCCCGTCGAGCAAGCCGGGGGAGCCGGGCTGCCGGGCCAGGCAGTTTCCATACTGCTGGGCCTTATAGGGCTGTTCGTGGAAGGCGTTCCCGCTGGTGCCCGCagctccgccgccgccgccgccgccgccgtggCTCACCAAGTGCTCCGGGCCCCCGAAGGAGCTGCCGTGCTCGCCGGGGGTCGGATACCCCCCAGCCGGGCCAGCCCCGCTCCTCAAGGGATTCTGTGGGTGGACGCCCACGTGGCCGTACAACGCGAAGGCGCGGGCCTGCTGCGCTGTGGACCGCGGGCCGCATTTCAGCTTGGAGGAGGACAGGTCGGCGCTGCCTGAGCTGACTTCGTTCCACTGAATGGGCAGCTCGGATTTCCCGGCATCGGTGCAGGGCGGTTCCAGCCCGCGATACTGCTGGCTGGCATGGCTGCCGGGCAGCCCAAGTGGGTCAAAGTCGCCGGGCCCGCTCCCCAGGCCGGGCCCGTGGGGCACTTTGCTGTCATCAGAGACGGTGCCCGGGAAGTGCTGCTCATACCCGACCGGGTTCTGGGAGTTTAAATACTGCACCACGTCGTCGGGCAGGAGATCCTCATCGTTCAGGCTCACATCGGCGTCCATGGTCAGGGACTCCAGGGTGACGTTCTCAGTAATGCTCGGGGGACAGGGAGACGCGTGGAAGGGTCGGGACTGGCCCCCGTCTGGCCGCGTGTAGTTCTGAAGCACTAGATTACGCTTCTCCAGGGATGGAGGCAACACCGGAGGGTTGAAGCTGTTAAGGCTGTTGAATCGCTGCGCCCGGGGCAGCGAGAGGCTCTCAGAGGCCGTCCGCACCGGGTCGCTGGCTCTTCTCACGCCGTTGCCCAGCGCATCCTGGGGCAGCAGCGGGCGCCGCCCGTAGCCGTGGGCCCCGCCGTCGCTGCATCTCCGGGGAGGATGTACGGGAGGCAGGGTGCCCGCGGGCTCCCTGCCATCGCCCAGCAGGGCCATCCGGGTCTTGAGGCTCATCCTCTCCATGTTGGGCAGCGGGGTGGGCGGCGGACCGCCCGTGGCAGCGGCGTACTTGGCTTTCAGGCGGTACTGCTGGGCGGGCGTGAGGCTGAGCAGGCTGGGCAGCCCGTCGCCCTGGCTGGCCTCGCTGGACCTGCGCGACGCGTCGGTGGAGATGGGGTCGTAGGAGTCGGCCACGCTCACGTTCTGGGGGCGCCCCTCGGCCTGGGACGCCTCGCTGGAGCGGCGGCTGGAGAAGCAGGGCGAGATGCCGGAGGAGCGGCGGCTGCTCAGGTAGGCGGAGCTGATGGTGCTGGCGCTGCTGTCTCTGCGGTTGAGCAGGTTCAGCATGGTGATGTCCACCCCAGAAAGGTCGCTTCTGTTCGGGAGAAGCGGCGGGGGCCCGCCCAGACTGCAGCTGGTACTGGGCTGCGTGCCTGCGGAGAAAGCCGGGGAGACAGGGGTTCATTTCAGGGTGACTTAACACGGGTGTCGGCGAACAGTGACTCTTTTCGGTTTCCGGGGCCGGGCGGTCTCGGCCGTGGTTACCCATCGCCGCCCTGCAGCACCAAAGGGCCTGGGGACAGTAGTAAAggggtgggtgaggctgggtgccaataaaactttatttacaagagCAGGTGGGAGCGGTACATGGCCCACGCCTGGTTGAAAGGAAACAGTAATAACTCCCTGGATGAGTTAAGCTCCTTCACTGGTGCAGTGTAAGGGCCAAGTGAAGGGTCCCTGGAAGTATATACGGTGCTCAAGTTACAGGAAGTACCAGGGCAGAAGGCATATATCTAAACTCAGGGCTTCCCCATGACATCCTATGCGGGTGGAGCGCACCTGAgtaggtggggtgggggaggttcACCCTTGGGATATGCTGCAGATATCGAGTGTAATCTCAGAAACACAAACTGACTGGGGGCCGACAGTGACAAAGATGGCTTGCCTTTCTCTGAATTGGGCCATCAGTCAAAGTGGCTGCTTAGCTCCTGGCTGCAGACTATGGAAGCCAGAGACAGGTGCTAACCTGGGACGCCTCTGCGGCTGGGATTTCCTTCCCCTGGTCTAAGAGGTGTGATTTCACCATCAGAATATCAGTCATGCACAGCCTTACTTTTCATTTCAGGATTATCCTCTTACTGCCTGCTTTTAAAATATGGACTCTCCAGAAAGGCAACACTAATATTTATGGTTCCAGCATCATTTTAGGGCTGGTGGGCAAACAAGCAAATGGAAAACCAAGGGCCCGGGTCTGCTTAGTGCTCCGGCTGCCCttgaaagaacagaaaacccCGCGCGGACACGAGGACTGGCCAGAACTCACCGTTTCCTATGAGAGGAGAGACCGCAGGGGCTTTGGGGGGTAGAATGGGATGCAGTCGCGGAAGCATTCCATTCACTTGTTTGAGTCTTTCTAGCTTGACGTGCTCCATCCATTTGGTCCCTGCCGGGTTCCTCCGGGCTTGCAAAGCGAGGGCTGTGGTTGCAGTGGAAATGGTCGAGTCCATGATTGGGGT
Coding sequences within it:
- the GLI3 gene encoding transcriptional activator GLI3 isoform X1, translated to MEAQSQSSTTTEKKKVENSIVKCSTRPDVSEKAVASSTTSNEDESPGQTYHRERRNAVTMQPQSVPGLGKISEEPSTSSDERASLIKKEIHGSLPHLAEPSVPYRGAVFAMDPRNGYMEPHYHPPHLFPAFHPPVPIDARHHEGRYHYDPSPIPPLHVPSALSSSPTYSDLPFIRISPHRNPAAASESPFSPPHPYINPYMDYIRSLHSSPSLSMISAARGLSPTDAPHAGVSPAEYYHQMALLAGQRSPYADIIPSAATAGAGAIHMEYLHAMDSTRFPSPRLSARPSRKRTLSISPLSDHSFDLQTMIRTSPNSLVTILNNSRSSSSASGSYGHLSASAISPALSFTYPSAPVSLHMHQQILSRQQSLGSAFGHSPPLIHPAPTFPTQRPIPGIPTVLNPVQVTSGPSESSQNKPTSESAVSSTGDLVHNKRSKIKPDEDLPSPGPRGQQEQPEGTTLVKEEGDKDESKQEPEVIYETNCHWEGCSREFDTQEQLVHHINNDHIHGEKKEFVCRWLDCSREQKPFKAQYMLVVHMRRHTGEKPHKCTFEGCTKAYSRLENLKTHLRSHTGEKPYVCEHEGCNKAFSNASDRAKHQNRTHSNEKPYVCKIPGCTKRYTDPSSLRKHVKTVHGPEAHVTKKQRGDVHPRPPAPRDSGGHSQSRSPGRQTQGALGEQKGLSNTTSKREECLQVKTVKAEKPMTSQPSPGGQSSCSSQQSPISNYSNSGLELPLTDGGGMGDLSAIDETPIMDSTISTATTALALQARRNPAGTKWMEHVKLERLKQVNGMLPRLHPILPPKAPAVSPLIGNGTQPSTSCSLGGPPPLLPNRSDLSGVDITMLNLLNRRDSSASTISSAYLSSRRSSGISPCFSSRRSSEASQAEGRPQNVSVADSYDPISTDASRRSSEASQGDGLPSLLSLTPAQQYRLKAKYAAATGGPPPTPLPNMERMSLKTRMALLGDGREPAGTLPPVHPPRRCSDGGAHGYGRRPLLPQDALGNGVRRASDPVRTASESLSLPRAQRFNSLNSFNPPVLPPSLEKRNLVLQNYTRPDGGQSRPFHASPCPPSITENVTLESLTMDADVSLNDEDLLPDDVVQYLNSQNPVGYEQHFPGTVSDDSKVPHGPGLGSGPGDFDPLGLPGSHASQQYRGLEPPCTDAGKSELPIQWNEVSSGSADLSSSKLKCGPRSTAQQARAFALYGHVGVHPQNPLRSGAGPAGGYPTPGEHGSSFGGPEHLVSHGGGGGGGGAAGTSGNAFHEQPYKAQQYGNCLARQPGSPGLLDGACGAGIQAAKLKSIPTPGSGSQPDFGLSVAPNESAGSTGNGMPSPDPVGQGYLAHQLLSDSMHPQGAGRPGQHVLGHGSATSHIHVYQGPESGLPGPPSTGIQLSSLAAVRGYQPCASYGGGRRQVGPRGGLALQPGQLSDPSQTCRVNGIKVEMPGQPHQLYSNVQSYSGQFYDQTMGFGQQDMKTGCFSVSEASCLLQGASAKNSELLSPGANQVTSTVDSLDSHDLEGVQIDFDAIIDDVDHASLMSGVLSPSIIQNLSHSSSRLTTPRAALPLPALSLSTTNMAIGDMSSLLTSLAEESKFLAVMQ
- the GLI3 gene encoding transcriptional activator GLI3 isoform X2; translated protein: MEAQSQSSTTTEKKKVENSIVKCSTRPDVSEKAVASSTTSNEDESPGQTYHRERRNAVTMQPQSVPGLGKISEEPSTSSDERASLIKKEIHGSLPHLAEPSVPYRGAVFAMDPRNGYMEPHYHPPHLFPAFHPPVPIDARHHEGRYHYDPSPIPPLHVPSALSSSPTYSDLPFIRISPHRNPAAASESPFSPPHPYINPYMDYIRSLHSSPSLSMISAARGLSPTDAPHAGVSPAEYYHQMALLAGQRSPYADIIPSAATAGAGAIHMEYLHAMDSTRFPSPRLSARPSRKRTLSISPLSDHSFDLQTMIRTSPNSLVTILNNSRSSSSASGSYGHLSASAISPALSFTYPSAPVSLHMHQQILSRQQSLGSAFGHSPPLIHPAPTFPTQRPIPGIPTVLNPVQVTSGPSESSQNKPTSESAVSSTGDLVHNKRSKIKPDEDLPSPGPRGQQEQPEGTTLVKEEGDKDESKQEPEVIYETNCHWEGCSREFDTQEQLVHFEGCTKAYSRLENLKTHLRSHTGEKPYVCEHEGCNKAFSNASDRAKHQNRTHSNEKPYVCKIPGCTKRYTDPSSLRKHVKTVHGPEAHVTKKQRGDVHPRPPAPRDSGGHSQSRSPGRQTQGALGEQKGLSNTTSKREECLQVKTVKAEKPMTSQPSPGGQSSCSSQQSPISNYSNSGLELPLTDGGGMGDLSAIDETPIMDSTISTATTALALQARRNPAGTKWMEHVKLERLKQVNGMLPRLHPILPPKAPAVSPLIGNGTQPSTSCSLGGPPPLLPNRSDLSGVDITMLNLLNRRDSSASTISSAYLSSRRSSGISPCFSSRRSSEASQAEGRPQNVSVADSYDPISTDASRRSSEASQGDGLPSLLSLTPAQQYRLKAKYAAATGGPPPTPLPNMERMSLKTRMALLGDGREPAGTLPPVHPPRRCSDGGAHGYGRRPLLPQDALGNGVRRASDPVRTASESLSLPRAQRFNSLNSFNPPVLPPSLEKRNLVLQNYTRPDGGQSRPFHASPCPPSITENVTLESLTMDADVSLNDEDLLPDDVVQYLNSQNPVGYEQHFPGTVSDDSKVPHGPGLGSGPGDFDPLGLPGSHASQQYRGLEPPCTDAGKSELPIQWNEVSSGSADLSSSKLKCGPRSTAQQARAFALYGHVGVHPQNPLRSGAGPAGGYPTPGEHGSSFGGPEHLVSHGGGGGGGGAAGTSGNAFHEQPYKAQQYGNCLARQPGSPGLLDGACGAGIQAAKLKSIPTPGSGSQPDFGLSVAPNESAGSTGNGMPSPDPVGQGYLAHQLLSDSMHPQGAGRPGQHVLGHGSATSHIHVYQGPESGLPGPPSTGIQLSSLAAVRGYQPCASYGGGRRQVGPRGGLALQPGQLSDPSQTCRVNGIKVEMPGQPHQLYSNVQSYSGQFYDQTMGFGQQDMKTGCFSVSEASCLLQGASAKNSELLSPGANQVTSTVDSLDSHDLEGVQIDFDAIIDDVDHASLMSGVLSPSIIQNLSHSSSRLTTPRAALPLPALSLSTTNMAIGDMSSLLTSLAEESKFLAVMQ